A genomic segment from Torulaspora globosa chromosome 3, complete sequence encodes:
- the RPN13 gene encoding proteasome regulatory particle lid subunit RPN13 (ancestral locus Anc_4.295), which produces MAIEVVKFRAGVCDYDEDSKLCTPVPCQGEIVIKPNEDDDEMGFWDFEWRPLEKPVGRELSTISLILIPGETVWVPVKSSKNGRIFALVFSSNQRYLFWLQDKNPANLSLNELNEKDQQLYDKMTRILNVSDDNDVEMNDA; this is translated from the coding sequence ATGGCCATTGAAGTTGTAAAGTTCAGGGCCGGAGTTTGCGACTACGATGAGGATTCAAAGCTGTGCACTCCGGTGCCATGCCAAGGTGAAATAGTGATCAAGCCgaatgaagatgatgatgagatgggATTTTGGGATTTTGAATGGCGGCCGCTGGAGAAGCCCGTGGGTAGGGAGCTGAGTAcgatttccttgatccTGATTCCAGGCGAAACGGTGTGGGTTCCGGTGAAGTCGAGTAAAAATGGCAGAATATTTGCATTAGTGTTCTCATCGAACCAGCGGTACTTGTTCTGGCTGCAGGATAAGAACCCGGCCAATCTGTCTTTGAATGAATTGAACGAAAAGGACCAACAGTTGTACGATAAGATGACAAGGATACTGAATGTCAGTGATGACAACGATGTCGAAATGAACGATGCTTGA
- the DPH2 gene encoding 2-(3-amino-3-carboxypropyl)histidine synthase (ancestral locus Anc_4.293): MPDSGLNTGAVAPALSTAQTEETFSLYRYDSDLKDRVSYLGPQSQIGEESLVSSLNQYYAVEEIAEYLLKNEQFRHITLQFPDSLVQDSSLIVQSLQEKLDLSCSGVKRKIWTLADTAYSACCVDEVASEHVKGDLVIHFGDACLNAVQSLPVLYAFGKPYLDLPQIISKFKDVHKDKEAKICLMADAPYSYGLAPLCDALEKDGFQNILYAIIDDSLAGNNAVILHQSSLRTRSYKEVGRLGNRVLVTNNNEIEPLDATNKVLRDDYALFHITIPQDPHLLFLTTQFNSIALYDPSSGSINEGPFPSLMKRYRNMHIARTAGCIGILVNTLSLKNTKEMINTLIRLIHSKGKKHYLFVVGKPNVAKLANFEPIEVWCILGCGQSGIILDQYNEFYKPIITPYELTMALQEDVTWTGQWMVGFSEVLAAIEEDVQDEQSSSGSAEDPDQPEFDAVTGKYVSTARPLRQIRHLEIGDSEEETSTSLIQSVSGGVLIKGTVSTAAAQMQNRQWQGLGSDFASQSHYEEDGATVEEGISGVASSYQFDRITRNAN; encoded by the coding sequence ATGCCAGATAGCGGCCTTAATACTGGAGCTGTGGCGCCAGCATTGTCAACTGCTCAAACCGAGGAGACTTTCTCTCTATATAGATACGATTCGGACTTGAAAGACAGAGTTTCATATTTGGGCCCACAATCTCAGATAGGTGAGGAGTCTTTGGTGTCGAGTCTGAACCAATACTATGCTGTGGAGGAGATAGCGGAAtatttgttgaagaatgagcAGTTTCGCCATATTACGTTGCAATTTCCCGATTCCTTGGTGCAAGATTCGAGTTTGATAGTTCAATCGCTGCAGGAGAAATTGGATTTGAGCTGTTCTGGGGTCAAAAGAAAGATTTGGACACTTGCTGACACAGCATATAGTGCTTGTTGCGTCGATGAAGTGGCATCCGAGCATGTAAAGGGCGATTTAGTGATTCATTTCGGTGACGCCTGTCTCAATGCAGTGCAGTCTCTTCCAGTGCTATATGCATTTGGGAAACCTTACCTGGATTTGCCGCAAATAATCAGCAAATTTAAAGATGTTCACAAGGATAAAGAGGCCAAGATCTGTCTGATGGCGGATGCGCCATACAGCTACGGTCTGGCGCCACTATGCGATGCATTGGAGAAAGACGGATTCCAAAACATCCTTTACGCCATTATCGACGACTCCTTGGCTGGGAACAACGCAGTTATCCTGCATCAGAGCAGTTTGCGCACTCGAAGCTACAAAGAGGTAGGCAGATTAGGTAACCGAGTGCTCGTCACGAATAATAACGAGATAGAACCGCTTGACGCAACGAATAAGGTCTTGAGAGACGACTATGCTCTGTTCCACATCACAATTCCGCAGGATCCACATCTACTTTTTCTGACGACTCAATTCAACAGCATTGCGCTTTATGATCCAAGCTCCGGCTCTATCAACGAAGGACCTTTCCCCTCGTTGATGAAGCGCTACAGAAACATGCATATTGCTAGGACCGCCGGCTGCATCGGTATTCTGGTCAACACCTTGTCACTAAAAAATACAAAGGAGATGATCAACACCTTAATCAGGCTCATACATTCCAAGGGTAAGAAACACTACCTGTTTGTGGTAGGTAAACCGAACGTCGCTAAATTGGCCAACTTTGAGCCGATAGAGGTATGGTGTATTCTGGGCTGCGGCCAAAGTGGTATTATTCTAGATCAATACAACGAATTTTACAAGCCGATAATCACACCCTATGAGTTAACCATGGCGCTACAGGAAGACGTTACCTGGACAGGTCAATGGATGGTAGGTTTCAGCGAGGTGCTTGCAGCCATCGAGGAAGACGTCCAAGATGAACAGTCCAGTTCTGGATCTGCTGAGGACCCCGATCAGCCGGAATTCGACGCGGTGACAGGTAAGTACGTCAGCACAGCGAGACCTCTCCGACAGATACGACACCTGGAAATCGGAGACTCGGAAGAGGAAACCTCCACTTCACTCATCCAGAGCGTTTCGGGAGGGGTCCTGATCAAGGGCACAGTTTCAACGGCCGCTGCTCAGATGCAAAATCGCCAATGGCAGGGTCTCGGCAGCGATTTCGCCTCGCAGTCGCACTACGAAGAAGACGGTGCGACAGTTGAGGAGGGCATATCAGGAGTGGCATCCAGCTACCAGTTTGATAGAATAACTAGGAATGCCAACTGA
- a CDS encoding CinA family protein, translated as MGDFPPSQAVELVTEISAILKRRHETIAVCEAACGGLLSSYLVSVPGASEWFYGGTLVYSLKSRLKLSGWDSHDIDTYTGPCTNVALRLARNLRLELGATYTLSETGYASTPQVSMANDPDAKSKTGTVYFGISGPERDLSKVYNTGSTDRCENMQTFAIEGLKFLRQELQRCEQTNEQPNGKKQKHR; from the coding sequence ATGGGCGATTTTCCACCATCACAGGCGGTTGAACTGGTTACTGAGATTTCTGCGATCCTAAAGCGTCGCCACGAGACTATAGCGGTTTGTGAGGCCGCGTGTGGAGGCCTGCTTTCGAGCTACCTTGTGTCGGTGCCCGGAGCATCAGAATGGTTTTACGGGGGCACGCTGGTTTACAGTCTGAAATCGCGGCTGAAGCTAAGTGGTTGGGACTCGCATGATATTGATACTTATACGGGACCTTGCACCAATGTCGCGTTAAGGCTGGCACGGAACTTGCGACTTGAGTTGGGAGCCACTTACACGCTAAGCGAGACCGGATATGCCTCAACGCCTCAGGTCTCGATGGCGAATGACCCAGATGCCAAGAGCAAGACGGGAACTGTGTATTTTGGAATATCGGGACCGGAAAGAGATCTGTCAAAAGTGTACAATACTGGGAGCACAGATAGATGCGAAAACATGCAAACTTTTGCCATCGAAGGACTTaaatttcttcgtcaagAGTTGCAGAGATGTGAGCAGACAAACGAGCAACCTAATggcaagaagcagaagcatCGTTGA
- the DAL5 gene encoding allantoate permease: protein MQSSTHSSEIFISNDLVNDKEVEANTKPIARQGEIENVLSTVLSPYGKEVVIKDADVDDAMKMAGEAKGLKITPEEDRKLVWKIDLCMFPLMCLLYAVQFMDKITTSSAAVMGLREDLKMHGNQYSWVGSAFYFGYLLFNLGPGQIIFQKTKRMALLLAVFVVIWGMVLALHAAPSVNYASFIFLRVLLGCAESIVTPCFTIITSQYWKKEEQFTRVSIWFGMNGLGSIILSAIAYGLYIRQDSYAIKAWRLLFIITGVITIFLGFLIALWIPDDPSKARFLSKREKLMVVERIRSNQQGFGNHRIKKHQIVEALKDVRTWLYFLFTVSSNIPNGGITNFMAILLHSDFKYSTKQTFLMNMPTGAVEFVGCPLFGILALIAANRRIPIWKYKLTWAIFSAILALIASCMLGFANGNGKARLAGAYLWYISPVSFICVLSNISANSSGFTKKWTVSSINLVAYSAANLAGPQTFIASQYPDYHGAKVAMVVCYSCMIVILAALFFINWRENRRRDKIAAERGADGVAVDTEFADLTDFENPNFRYTL from the coding sequence ATGCAGTCGTCGACTCACTCAAGTGAAATCTTTATCTCTAATGATCTGGTGAATGATAAAGAGGTAGAGGCCAATACCAAGCCTATTGCACGTCAAGGTGAAATCGAGAACGTTCTCAGTACAGTGCTGTCGCCATATGGCAAAGAAGTTGTGATTAAGGATGCGGATGTGGATGATGCAATGAAAATGGCCGGAGAGGCCAAAGGATTGAAGATCACTCCAGAGGAGGATAGAAAGTTGGTCTGGAAGATAGATCTTTGTATGTTTCCATTAATGTGTCTGTTGTATGCTGTGCAATTTATGGATAAGATTACGACGAGTTCTGCGGCGGTGATGGGTCTCAGAgaggatttgaagatgcATGGCAATCAGTACTCGTGGGTCGGTTCTGCCTTCTACTTTGGATACCTGCTCTTTAACCTGGGACCTGGTCAgataatttttcaaaagacaAAAAGAATGGCTCTGCTTTTGGCTGTGTTTGTTGTTATCTGGGGAATGGTTCTGGCACTTCATGCGGCTCCCAGCGTGAACTATGCTTCTTTTATCTTTTTGAGAGTTCTGCTGGGGTGTGCAGAAAGTATTGTTACACCCTGCTTTACTATCATTACTTCTCAGTACtggaagaaggaagagcaATTCACCAGGGTGTCGATCTGGTTCGGTATGAACGGTCTGGGATCTATTATTCTGAGCGCAATTGCCTATGGCCTATACATTAGGCAGGACAGCTACGCGATAAAAGCTTGGAGACTTTTGTTCATCATAACAGGCGTTATCACCATTTTTCTCGGGTTTCTGATTGCATTATGGATCCCTGATGACCCATCAAAGGCACGTTTCCTGtccaaaagagaaaagTTGATGGTCGTAGAAAGAATTAGAAGCAACCAGCAGGGTTTCGGTAATCACCGCATCAAAAAACACCAGATTGTTGAAGCTCTGAAGGACGTTAGGACATGGCTGTACTTTTTGTTTACAGTCTCCTCGAATATTCCAAATGGTGGTATTACAAATTTCATGGCCATCTTGCTTCACTCCGACTTCAAGTATTCCACAAAACAGACCTTTTTAATGAACATGCCAACTGGTGCGGTTGAATTCGTCGGTTGTCCATTATTCGGCATACTGGCTTTGATAGCCGCTAACAGAAGGATTCCAATCTGGAAATACAAGTTAACTTGGGCCATTTTTTCTGCAATTCTGGCATTGATCGCCAGCTGTATGTTGGGCTTCGCCAACGGCAACGGTAAAGCTAGACTTGCTGGTGCTTACTTATGGTATATATCGCCGGTCTCTTTTATCTGTGTGCTTTCCAACATCAGTGCCAACTCTTCAGGTTTCACCAAAAAATGGACTGTTTCATCGATAAACTTGGTCGCCTACTCCGCCGCCAACCTTGCAGGACCTCAGACTTTCATTGCAAGCCAGTACCCCGACTACCACGGTGCCAAGGTTGCCATGGTGGTTTGCTACTCCTGTATGATCGTTATACTCGCCGctctgttcttcatcaattggaGAGAAAATAGACGACGTGACAAGATTGCCGCTGAGAGAGGTGCAGACGGTGTTGCTGTTGACACCGAGTTTGCCGACTTAACAGATTTTGAGAACCCAAACTTTAGATACACTCTTTGA
- the CNB1 gene encoding calcineurin regulatory subunit B (ancestral locus Anc_4.292) has protein sequence MKLDRDSSGSIDKNEFMAIPGVSSNPLAGRIMEVFDADNDGSVDFQEFISGLSIFSGRGSKDEKLKFAFKIYDIDKDGYISNGELFIVLKIMVGNNLDDEQLQQIVDRTIVENDSDGDGHLSFEEFKNAIETTEVAKSLTLQYDV, from the coding sequence ATGAAACTGGATAGGGATAGCTCGGGCTCCATAGATAAAAATGAATTTATGGCAATTCCCGGAGTGTCGTCGAATCCTCTGGCAGGCCGAATAATGGAAGTCTTTGATGCCGATAACGATGGAAGCGTTGATTTCCAAGAGTTTATATCTGGTCTTTCGATTTTCAGTGGTAGGGGTAGTAAGGACGAAAAGCTGAAGTTTGCCTTCAAGATCTACGACATTGATAAGGACGGCTACATATCGAACGGAGAATTGTTCATAGTGCTTAAAATCATGGTTGGCAATAATTTGGATGATGAGCAATTGCAGCAGATTGTGGATAGGACGATAGTTGAGAATGACAGTGACGGGGACGGCCATCTGAGTTTCGAAGAGTTTAAAAACGCCATCGAAACGACAGAAGTAGCCAAGAGCTTGACTCTTCAATACGACGTGTGA
- the URA4 gene encoding dihydroorotase (ancestral locus Anc_4.294): MSLLRRLHYIRYPPESTQYPANSAAMISEINLGIPCDMHVHLREGQMCELVTPTVRDGGISVAYVMPNLQPPITTIDRVVAYKNGIQELAPDTTFLMSFYLSKDLTPELIHEAARQKAIRGVKCYPAGVTTNSAAGVDPNDFTAFYPVFKAMEEENLVLNIHGEKPSVNDGKAGDDIHVLNAEESFLPALRRLHADFPHLKIILEHCTTEAAVKTVEDINRDVEDPKDIRVAATITAHHLYLTIDDWAGNPINFCKPVAKLPRDKRALVGAAVSGKPYFFFGSDSAPHPLESKSKHKGVCAGVFSQSLAIPYVAQIFEQQGALDKLKDFVSTFPLQFYELSQNELRSQDEVIIYRKPQLIPETITDGKGLEVAPFNAGEKVNWSVKWLAK, from the coding sequence atgagcttacTGAGAAGACTACATTATATCAGATATCCTCCAGAGAGCACTCAATATCCTGCCAATTCCGCCGCCATGATTAGTGAGATTAATCTGGGGATACCATGCGATATGCATGTCCATCTACGAGAGGGTCAGATGTGTGAGTTAGTGACACCGACAGTGCGAGATGGAGGCATATCTGTTGCGTATGTGATGCCGAATTTGCAGCCTCCAATCACCACAATCGATCGAGTGGTCGCTTACAAGAATGGGATTCAAGAATTGGCTCCAGATACAACATTTCTGATGAGCTTTTACTTGTCGAAGGATCTGACTCCTGAGCTGATCCACGAAGCAGCAAGACAAAAAGCGATACGAGGTGTTAAATGCTACCCAGCTGGTGTCACGACGAATTCAGCTGCAGGCGTCGATCCGAACGATTTTACAGCCTTCTACCCCGTTTTTAAGGCgatggaagaagagaatttGGTTCTTAACATACACGGTGAGAAGCCATCAGTGAATGATGGTAAAGCAGGAGACGATATACATGTTTTGAACGCCGAGGAATCGTTTCTCCCAGCATTGAGAAGGTTACATGCGGATTTCCCCCATTTGAAGATTATCCTTGAACACTGCACCACTGAGGCCGCCGTTAAGACAGTTGAGGACATCAACAGGGATGTCGAAGACCCCAAAGATATTAGAGTAGCTGCCACAATCACTGCACACCATTTATATTTGACGATCGATGACTGGGCCGGGAATCCTATCAACTTCTGCAAGCCCGTGGCCAAGTTGCCGCGGGACAAGAGAGCTTTGGTCGGCGCTGCCGTATCCGGGAAGCCATACTTCTTTTTCGGCTCTGATTCAGCACCACATCCATTGGAGAGTAAGTCCAAGCATAAGGGCGTATGCGCCGGCGTCTTTTCCCAGTCGCTGGCTATCCCATACGTCGCCCAGATCTTCGAACAGCAAGGCGCCCTCGACAAGTTGAAGGATTTTGTCTCGACTTTCCCACTTCAGTTCTACGAGCTTTCCCAAAATGAGCTGAGATCCCAGGACGAGGTCATCATATACAGAAAGCCACAGCTGATCCCAGAAACTATCACTGACGGCAAAGGCCTGGAGGTGGCTCCCTTCAATGCCGGTGAAAAGGTAAACTGGTCCGTCAAGTGGCTAGCAAAATGA
- a CDS encoding RNA helicase (ancestral locus Anc_4.291): MAKKGKVSSKKAPSPDGGNKKGKGKSPPEEPSEKDQRKAKQQANRAKVASSASWTGKLPHTLLHEFCQKRKWNKVEYDMKKIGDKGLVAISVISYTDPKSKETLTIKLSDPTYDKRSGEGLLTPQETPMEARHYAATVALCRLAYNTNMHMMLPPNHKKLWHELSDYRASIAKVNAYRCERLFNSDPFKTLVDDRKLMQQREKELESKNKQAEKEQKPSMIISLSKNDRRTNQSAMTLEKKLTKRRTPVGFSTTAWENAVFVDLDESVRQMLETMLKTNLDWMSRRADLQTASQYERKALRGRLLSLNFREPHVEEAMAYKDPLSFLLFNLPEDDLPSFFHKRKEDSMNKVEITALPLAVRNKVDRLVESGVSKDEALFALESSDMSENEAAGRLTEMLYPRIDYNSTQFISEAESIEVWNQELESLRCIYEDSINIIEADSCYTIEIFKELRLKLKVYRTRQYPRSLPGIIVSTFEKGYKLPNYIKQQILCKLLESIYESNLLGDMLVYHVYEWLQDNMKRIIENPGPLLSEKALHRSLVNKSNNSVIDTKAQRKGQSRARETKTLSDQALGELKERHMKRLEEKAYQQMLKHRAKLPAWHKKELIVELVQQNNVTLITGETGSGKSTQVVQFLLDSMILGPQISAAQRIICSQPRRISAIGLAERVADERCVDCGEEVGYIIRGVNKTKKTTRIEFMTTGVLVRILQSDKSVLENAIVVIDEVHERSIDTDLIVILLKNLIGKIPGLKVVLMSATVDVEVFKQYFLNLATCHIEGRTFPIKDYFLEDVLDALDFTIRRDKSYSYSDDEDIQEEFFRPSADCKFFNSGQINYDLVCQVVFHADKQLRALGNDGSIIVFLPGVAEINQCCSMIISNDVDESFVVLPLHSALTPDEQRRVFRRYPLKRKIVVSTNIAETSITIDDCVATIDTGRAKTMVYDPRDNTTRLIESFISKAEVKQRRGRAGRVREGISYKLFSKRLYEENMVPMPKPEISRISLESLFISVKAMGIKDVKNFLSTGLEPPPAESIDKAAKILTTVGLLDDFDGSLTELGKFISLMPTMDSKHGKLLLYSIIFGVAEAGILLTSMLSTGSMPFIGGLENRDKIRSLLKRNESNGDLIAVCEILKQYLEIRDHHRKTKFMKDNYLSYNKVKEILSAQAQYLSILKDIGFLPLKKDDAQYAYLNRNDGNLDVLKAVIAGAFYPHVARVQLPDAKFLATSSGAIEKDPELKAIKLWIRNEKYIDYLQDPHESPQEKPLPSTRAFLHPSSILFEGTEASSEEIRTLIEGEEPFARQGKINALVQSPFIAFNTAQVTSKLFLRDVTPTSALSLLLMGGPLNYEINERVHSPGIVVDSWLPIRTWCKNAVLIKELRLLLDQAIRDKLQHPRYATGLPDNEQSRADKVLETVEYIFTIS; the protein is encoded by the coding sequence ATGGCTAAGAAGGGAAAGGtgagctcgaagaaagcgCCGTCCCCAGACGGGGGCAACAAGAAGGGGAAAGGTAAAAGCCCACCTGAAGAGCCATCCGAAAAAGACCAGAGAAAGGCCAAACAACAAGCAAATAGAGCGAAGGTAGCCTCATCGGCCAGTTGGACCGGTAAATTACCCCATACTTTACTGCACGAGTTTTGTCAGAAGAGAAAATGGAATAAAGTCGAATATGATATGAAGAAAATTGGTGACAAAGGTTTGGTGGCAATAAGTGTAATTTCATACACAGATCCAAAATCGAAAGAAACGCTAACCATAAAATTGAGTGATCCTACGTACGATAAAAGGAGTGGGGAAGGCTTGTTGACACCACAGGAAACACCGATGGAGGCTAGACATTACGCAGCTACTGTGGCTTTGTGTCGTCTCGCTTATAACACTAATATGCATATGATGCTTCCACCAAATCACAAGAAACTATGGCATGAGCTGAGCGATTACCGTGCATCGATTGCCAAAGTGAATGCTTATCGCTGCGAAAGATTGTTCAATTCAGATCCGTTCAAAACACTTGTGGATGATCGTAAATTGATGCAACAAAGGGAAAAGGAGTTAGAGAGTAAGAACAAGCAGGCAGAAAAGGAGCAGAAACCATCAATGATCATATCCCTATCGAAGAATGATCGAAGAACTAATCAATCTGCTATGACACTAGAGAAAAAGCTGACCAAGCGACGGACGCCGGTAGGATTCTCTACCACAGCATGGGAGAACGCTGTGTTTGTGGACTTAGATGAGTCAGTCCGCCAAATGCTGGAAACTATGCTTAAAACCAATCTTGATTGGATGAGCCGGCGAGCTGATCTGCAGACGGCTTCGCAATATGAGCGCAAAGCCCTTAGAGGTAGGCTGCTGTCTCTGAACTTCAGAGAGCCTCATGTTGAGGAAGCCATGGCGTATAAAGATCCGTTGTCTTTTTTGTTATTCAATCTACCGGAGGACGATTTACCATCGTTCTTCCACAAGAGGAAAGAAGACTCAATGAACAAGGTGGAGATTACAGCCTTACCCCTAGCGGTAAGAAATAAAGTAGACCGATTGGTAGAAAGTGGAGTTTCGAAAGATGAAGCTCTTTTCGCATTGGAAAGCTCAGATATGAGTGAAAATGAAGCGGCAGGGAGACTGACCGAGATGCTATATCCCAGAATAGACTATAATTCCACTCAGTTTATATCCGAGGCCGAATCTATTGAAGTTTGGAATCAGGAATTAGAGAGCTTAAGATGCATTTATGAAGATTCGATTAACATCATCGAAGCAGATTCATGTTATACcattgaaattttcaaagagcttAGATTAAAACTTAAAGTGTACAGGACGAGACAATACCCAAGAAGCTTACCTGGTATTATAGTCTCCACTTTCGAAAAGGGCTACAAGCTGCCTAACTACATCAAGCAGCAGATCTTATGCAAACTTCTGGAGAGCATTTATGAATCCAATTTACTTGGAGATATGCTAGTATATCACGTTTATGAATGGCTGCAGGACAATATGAAACGAATAATTGAGAACCCTGGTCCACTACTTTCAGAGAAAGCACTGCATAGATCACTAGTTAACAAGAGCAATAATTCAGTGATTGATACCAAAGCTCAAAGGAAAGGACAATCAAGAGCGAGAGAGACGAAGACGCTCAGTGACCAGGCACTAGGTGAACTTAAAGAGCGACATATGAAGCGactcgaagaaaaggccTATCAACAAATGCTAAAGCATAGAGCGAAGCTACCAGCTTGGCATAAGAAAGAGCTTATCGTGGAGCTTGTTCAGCAGAATAACGTAACACTTATAACCGGTGAGACAGGATCAGGGAAATCTACACAAGTAGTGCAATTCCTTCTAGACAGTATGATCCTTGGTCCCCAAATATCAGCAGCTCAAAGAATAATTTGCTCTCAACCACGAAGGATCTCAGCGATCGGGCTGGCGGAGCGTGTCGCGGACGAACGTTGTGTTGATTGCGGTGAAGAAGTTGGGTATATCATAAGGGGTGTCAATAAGACTAAAAAGACCACCAGAATAGAGTTCATGACGACCGGTGTGCTTGTACGAATACTTCAAAGTGATAAATCGGTTCTTGAGAACGCCATAGTAGTAATTGACGAAGTTCACGAGAGGTCCATCGACACTGATTTGATTGTcattcttttgaagaatttgatcgGAAAAATTCCCGGCTTAAAAGTTGTCTTAATGAGTGCGACTGTCGATGTTGAAGTCTTCAAACAATATTTCCTCAATTTAGCCACTTGTCACATAGAAGGCCGCACCTTCCCAATAAAAGACTATTTCCTTGAGGATGTTCTAGATGCTTTGGATTTTACTATTAGAAGAGATAAATCTTATTCCTACtccgatgatgaagatattcagGAAGAATTCTTCAGACCTAGCGCTGATTgcaagttcttcaattctgGGCAAATCAATTATGACCTGGTTTGTCAAGTTGTATTTCACGCTGATAAACAGTTGCGAGCGTTAGGAAACGATGGTTCCATCATAGTTTTCTTACCTGGTGTTGCTGAAATCAATCAATGCTGCTCAATGATAATCTCAAATGATGTCGACGAGAGTTTTGTTGTGCTTCCATTACACTCGGCTCTGACCCCTGATGAACAAAGAAGAGTATTCAGGCGCTACCCTCTCAAAAGGAAGATAGTTGTATCCACTAACATTGCCGAGACTTCTATCACAATTGATGATTGCGTTGCCACAATAGATACCGGCCGGGCGAAAACGATGGTTTACGATCCCAGAGATAACACCACACGCTTGATTGAATCATTCATTTCGAAAGCGGAGGTCAAACAAAGACGAGGTCGTGCAGGTAGAGTGCGGGAAGGTATTTCCTACAAACTGTTCTCGAAAAGACTGTACGAGGAGAATATGGTGCCCATGCCGAAACCCGAAATCAGCAGAATTTCGTTAGAGTCGCTTTTCATCTCTGTCAAGGCAATGGGCATCAAGGATGTCAAAAACTTTTTAAGCACAGGCCTAGAACCGCCACCAGCGGAGTCGATAGATAAGGCGGCTAAAATTTTGACAACCGTAGGACTTTTGGATGATTTTGACGGGTCTTTAACTGAACTGGGAAAATTCATCAGTCTCATGCCAACAATGGATAGTAAGCATGGCAAGTTACTGCTTTACAGTATAATATTCGGGGTTGCAGAAGCTGGGATTTTGCTAACGTCCATGTTAAGCACTGGTTCTATGCCCTTCATCGGTGGACTGGAAAATAGAGATAAAATCAGAAGcttattgaagagaaatgaGAGTAATGGTGATCTCATAGCAGTTTGCGAGATTCTAAAACAGTACTTAGAGATCAGGGATCACCATAGAAAGACTAAATTCATGAAGGATAACTATCTTTCGTATAATAAGGTCAAAGAGATTCTGTCGGCACAGGCCCAATACCTTTCTATATTGAAAGATATTGGCTTTCTGCCACTAAAAAAGGATGACGCTCAGTATGCTTATTTGAATAGGAACGATGGCAACTTAGACGTTTTGAAAGCTGTAATAGCAGGTGCCTTTTACCCACATGTCGCCAGAGTTCAATTGCCTGATGCGAAATTTCTAGCCACCAGCTCAGGAGCAATCGAGAAGGATCCAGAGTTGAAGGCAATCAAACTATGGATAAGAAATGAGAAATATATTGACTACTTGCAAGATCCGCACGAATCACCGCAGGAAAAGCCGCTTCCATCGACAAGAGCATTCTTACACCCTTCTTCAATCCTCTTCGAAGGCACCGAAGCCAGCAGCGAAGAGATACGGACTTTGATTGAAGGTGAGGAGCCATTTGCAAGGCAAGGAAAAATTAATGCTCTCGTGCAGAGCCCTTTCATCGCCTTCAATACAGCTCAAGTTACCTCTAAGCTCTTCCTCCGTGATGTTACTCCAACGTCGGCCCTTTCGCTACTGCTGATGGGTGGACCGTTAAATTACGAAATCAATGAACGCGTGCACTCCCCTGGTATTGTAGTGGATAGCTGGCTACCAATCAGGACCTGGTGCAAAAACGCTGTTCTCATCAAAGAGTTGAGACTATTGTTAGATCAAGCGATCAGAGACAAGCTACAGCACCCTAGGTACGCTACCGGATTACCGGATAATGAACAGAGCAGAGCTGATAAGGTCCTGGAAACGGTTGAGTACATTTTCACCATCTCATGA